TTGGAGATGCTACGGAGGAGTTAGGTGTGAGACGGGAGACGTGAGTCGTTTACCGTGGGGAGGAAGTCTGTTCTCTGTTGTCTGTTGTCTGTTGTCTGTTCTGAATTTCTTATATCATCAAGAAAATACTCAATTTTCATTACTCACTACTTTGAAATAACCCATAAAATAGTCCTCAAATCGTTTCAATAGCGGATGCATTTTTTCCGCATAGAGCACATATTGACATTTTTGAATACTTTGGGTGATGGACATTATAGCTTCATAAGATGATTTTTGCGTTAGAAACCCAGCGTCGTCGATACTGAGTATTTTTAAATCGGCAATACTTACCCCATTGGTCAAAAATAGCTTGTTCATACTTTTGGGCGTAGAAATAAGAATATCGACCCCCATGGCGATTTCTGATTTTTGTACATCATTATGAAGTTCCTCATAGCCCACGTACACCCGTAAGGAGGTATTTTTGGTATAAAAAAGAAAAGCCTCATATAGCT
The Aequorivita iocasae genome window above contains:
- a CDS encoding DEAD/DEAH box helicase; the protein is MSFKKLHAAILEQLAQLQITTPTPFQTESIPIIKSGANLYCVAPKDSGKTTTLIITTMQKLKCKESGNAPRAVVLVENKEIAMELYEAFLFYTKNTSLRVYVGYEELHNDVQKSEIAMGVDILISTPKSMNKLFLTNGVSIADLKILSIDDAGFLTQKSSYEAIMSITQSIQKCQYVLYAEKMHPLLKRFEDYFMGYFKVVSNEN